A single genomic interval of Nitratidesulfovibrio sp. SRB-5 harbors:
- a CDS encoding cytochrome ubiquinol oxidase subunit I → MQYPVWQLPVNGGLLIALISVIHVFVAQFAVGGGFFLVMAERKGHAEGNNEILQWVKRHSRFFVLLSMVFGGVTGVGIWLIISLVSPAATSQLVHLFVYGWATEWVFFLGEIAALLVYYYTFQRCISGRMSKKDHMATGWLYALFAFLSLFMINGIIGFMLTPGEWLRTGNFWDGFFNPTFWPALVFRFALCLLLSGLFAMITALRIPHPETREAMVRWSAKWVCLPFIGLLLGAAWYFAALPPAQQAMILRRTDDIRPFALAWPVVTPLLFLGGLAFFVKASGRARAVLAGVVLLLGLAQVGAFEWVRETGRRPWVIHGYMYSNGIRAADVERMQRDGALSLTAWAGARQVTDANRLDVGRFLWAQQCSSCHGMGNPMLDMVPRAAKRGVAGLEAQLAGQGKLLPYMPPFCGTPAERNALAVYIAHEVERRLAR, encoded by the coding sequence ATGCAGTACCCGGTCTGGCAACTGCCGGTGAACGGCGGCCTGCTCATCGCGCTGATTTCGGTCATCCACGTGTTTGTGGCCCAGTTCGCAGTGGGGGGCGGGTTCTTTCTGGTCATGGCCGAACGCAAGGGCCACGCCGAAGGCAATAACGAGATATTGCAGTGGGTGAAGCGGCACAGCCGGTTCTTCGTGCTGCTCAGCATGGTTTTCGGCGGGGTGACCGGTGTGGGCATCTGGCTGATCATCTCGCTGGTCAGCCCGGCGGCCACCTCGCAACTGGTGCACCTGTTCGTGTACGGCTGGGCCACGGAGTGGGTCTTCTTTCTGGGCGAGATTGCGGCGCTGCTGGTGTACTACTACACCTTCCAGCGCTGCATTTCGGGCCGCATGAGCAAAAAGGACCACATGGCGACGGGCTGGCTGTACGCGCTGTTCGCCTTCCTGTCGCTGTTCATGATCAACGGCATCATCGGGTTCATGCTCACCCCCGGCGAATGGCTGCGCACCGGCAACTTCTGGGACGGGTTCTTCAACCCCACCTTCTGGCCCGCGCTGGTGTTCCGCTTTGCCCTGTGCCTGCTGCTTTCCGGCCTGTTCGCCATGATAACGGCCCTGCGCATTCCCCACCCGGAAACGCGCGAGGCCATGGTCCGCTGGTCGGCCAAGTGGGTGTGCCTGCCGTTCATCGGGCTGCTGCTGGGCGCGGCATGGTACTTTGCGGCGCTGCCCCCGGCGCAGCAGGCCATGATCCTGCGCCGCACCGACGACATCCGGCCCTTCGCCCTGGCCTGGCCGGTGGTGACGCCGCTGCTGTTCCTGGGCGGGCTGGCCTTTTTCGTGAAGGCAAGCGGCAGGGCGCGAGCCGTGCTGGCGGGCGTGGTGCTGCTGCTGGGCCTTGCCCAGGTGGGGGCCTTCGAGTGGGTGCGCGAGACGGGGCGCCGCCCGTGGGTCATCCACGGCTACATGTACTCCAACGGCATCCGCGCGGCGGACGTGGAGCGCATGCAGCGCGACGGCGCGCTGTCGCTGACCGCCTGGGCGGGCGCGCGCCAGGTCACCGACGCCAACCGCCTGGACGTGGGCCGGTTCCTGTGGGCGCAGCAGTGTTCCAGCTGCCACGGCATGGGCAACCCCATGCTGGACATGGTGCCGCGCGCGGCCAAACGCGGTGTGGCCGGGCTGGAGGCGCAGCTGGCCGGGCAGGGCAAGCTGCTGCCCTACATGCCGCCCTTCTGCGGCACCCCGGCGGAGCGCAACGCGCTGGCTGTGTATATTGCGCACGAGGTTGAACGCCGCTTGGCGCGTTAG
- a CDS encoding cytochrome c3 family protein, giving the protein MSKTDSRMTENLFRVWLIVVAVFAVGFLGAQLFAPSMRPAVKPAGPGQNVPSQNATAPQGGTVAGTGYGQLVTDVPPFDPGKAGHVLVAWSRQGMQHVTDAEPAWTLLPAGSTLRAQLVHRGPGPQAVTAGVTLTWRLDGEAKTVAAQPAAVADSSLTPAGQAATTPAAKPGDGAAQVKAPQLSGELKLVEGTTLYEATGIPVLPYDGAGSPGGGKGGFNPYPTVTVEARDASGALLAVTRCVLPVSTEMGCRNCHGGEWKVGGVAGISPATAADVLEVHDRINGTDLARRAKSGTTVVCRSCHEPPDKSKADKSEADKSDAAKPGATPSGKPVPPNMSAAIHGWHAAYMGGRGADACNSCHPSAPQGATRFWRDYHATKGLDCTRCHGAMEDHALSLLRKEQEAGNPAAERLMAAIAPVAVKDAKDIAPRTPWVNLPDCAGCHDFAEKPRSATASAFNKWTADAAGLYAERTDDTTMLRCPACHGAPHAVYPARNPLGRDRDNIPPMQYQQYARAMGASGNCFVCHGETPEFSVHHPLVERKTVTVTVPQGAKLAKPRVPFPHEAHTPAVDCGTCHHKGYVDGGPMKCASKDCHDVVVDAETGTPKDRENPRYFRNAFHGEGPSCNACHAKLLAAGKAAGPTECRDCHKVKP; this is encoded by the coding sequence ATGAGCAAGACAGATTCCCGCATGACCGAGAACCTGTTCCGCGTGTGGCTGATCGTGGTGGCCGTGTTCGCGGTGGGCTTTCTGGGCGCGCAACTGTTCGCGCCGTCCATGCGGCCCGCCGTCAAACCGGCGGGGCCGGGCCAGAATGTTCCCAGCCAGAACGCCACGGCTCCGCAGGGCGGGACCGTGGCCGGCACCGGCTATGGACAACTGGTCACCGACGTGCCCCCGTTCGACCCCGGCAAGGCCGGCCACGTGCTGGTGGCGTGGAGCAGGCAGGGCATGCAGCACGTCACCGACGCGGAACCCGCGTGGACCCTGCTGCCCGCCGGTTCCACCCTGCGGGCGCAACTGGTGCATCGCGGCCCCGGCCCGCAGGCGGTGACCGCGGGGGTGACCCTGACCTGGCGGCTGGACGGCGAGGCCAAAACCGTCGCCGCGCAGCCCGCCGCCGTGGCCGATTCCTCGCTCACCCCCGCCGGGCAGGCCGCCACCACGCCCGCCGCGAAACCCGGCGATGGTGCCGCGCAGGTGAAAGCCCCGCAGCTTTCGGGTGAACTGAAGCTGGTGGAAGGCACCACCCTGTACGAGGCTACGGGCATTCCCGTGCTGCCGTATGACGGAGCAGGGAGCCCCGGTGGTGGAAAGGGCGGGTTCAACCCGTACCCCACGGTGACCGTGGAGGCGCGTGATGCCTCCGGCGCGTTGCTGGCCGTCACCCGCTGCGTGCTGCCGGTGTCCACCGAGATGGGCTGCCGCAACTGTCACGGCGGCGAATGGAAGGTGGGCGGCGTGGCGGGCATTTCCCCGGCCACCGCCGCCGACGTGCTGGAAGTGCACGACCGCATCAACGGCACGGATCTGGCCAGGCGGGCCAAATCCGGCACCACCGTGGTCTGCCGGAGTTGTCATGAACCGCCGGACAAGTCCAAGGCAGACAAGTCCGAGGCAGACAAGTCCGACGCAGCCAAGCCGGGCGCAACGCCGTCCGGCAAGCCCGTGCCCCCCAACATGTCCGCCGCCATCCACGGCTGGCACGCCGCCTACATGGGCGGGCGCGGCGCGGATGCCTGCAATTCCTGCCATCCTTCCGCACCCCAGGGGGCCACCCGGTTCTGGCGCGACTACCACGCGACCAAGGGCCTGGATTGCACCCGCTGCCACGGGGCCATGGAAGACCATGCCCTGTCCCTGCTGCGCAAGGAGCAGGAGGCGGGCAACCCCGCCGCCGAGCGGCTGATGGCGGCCATCGCCCCCGTGGCGGTCAAGGATGCGAAAGACATCGCCCCGCGCACCCCGTGGGTGAACCTGCCCGACTGCGCGGGTTGCCACGACTTTGCCGAAAAGCCCAGGTCGGCCACCGCCAGCGCCTTCAACAAGTGGACCGCCGATGCCGCCGGGCTGTACGCCGAACGCACCGACGACACCACCATGCTGCGCTGCCCGGCCTGCCACGGTGCGCCGCACGCGGTGTACCCGGCGCGCAATCCGCTGGGGCGCGACCGCGACAACATTCCCCCCATGCAGTACCAGCAGTACGCCCGCGCCATGGGTGCTTCCGGCAACTGCTTCGTCTGCCATGGCGAGACGCCGGAATTCTCGGTGCACCACCCCCTGGTGGAGCGCAAGACGGTCACCGTCACCGTGCCGCAGGGCGCGAAGCTGGCCAAGCCGCGCGTACCCTTCCCGCACGAGGCGCACACCCCCGCCGTGGATTGCGGCACCTGTCACCACAAGGGCTACGTGGACGGCGGCCCCATGAAGTGCGCCAGCAAGGACTGCCACGACGTGGTGGTGGACGCCGAAACCGGCACACCCAAGGACCGCGAGAACCCGCGCTACTTCCGCAACGCCTTCCACGGCGAAGGCCCCAGCTGCAACGCCTGCCACGCCAAGCTGCTGGCGGCGGGCAAGGCGGCGGGGCCCACGGAGTGCCGGGATTGCCACAAGGTCAAGCCGTAA
- a CDS encoding 4Fe-4S dicluster domain-containing protein — protein MSENKGKTFFIDQTRCTACRGCQAACKQWKKLAADETVNTGSYQNPPDLNGHTFKLVRFNEVEVDGKLKWVFFPEQCRHCLEPPCKMMADAFIPGAIIQDEATGAVIYTEKTKELDYQTIREACPYDIPRKEESTGLLTKCNMCIDRVRAGMLPACVKTCPTFTMHFGDRDEMLAMARARLAEVQKKSPAALLADSDLVRVLYLCEVHPSHYHHHMVADAGGATDRIGPFSRRALLAMRPLRTG, from the coding sequence ATGAGCGAGAACAAGGGCAAGACCTTCTTCATCGACCAGACCCGCTGCACCGCCTGCCGTGGCTGCCAGGCAGCATGCAAGCAGTGGAAGAAGCTGGCCGCCGACGAAACGGTGAACACCGGCAGCTACCAGAACCCGCCAGACCTCAACGGGCACACCTTCAAGCTGGTGCGCTTCAACGAGGTGGAAGTGGACGGCAAGCTGAAGTGGGTGTTCTTTCCCGAGCAGTGCCGCCACTGTCTGGAGCCGCCGTGCAAGATGATGGCGGACGCCTTCATCCCCGGCGCCATCATCCAGGACGAGGCCACCGGCGCGGTGATCTACACGGAAAAGACGAAGGAACTGGACTACCAGACCATCCGCGAGGCCTGCCCCTACGATATCCCCCGCAAGGAGGAATCCACGGGCCTGCTCACCAAGTGCAACATGTGCATCGACAGGGTGCGCGCGGGCATGCTGCCCGCCTGCGTCAAGACCTGCCCCACCTTCACCATGCACTTCGGCGACCGTGACGAGATGCTGGCCATGGCCCGCGCGCGGCTGGCCGAAGTGCAGAAGAAATCCCCGGCGGCCCTGCTGGCCGATTCCGACCTCGTCCGGGTGCTGTACCTGTGCGAGGTGCATCCCAGCCATTACCACCATCACATGGTGGCCGACGCAGGCGGCGCAACGGACCGCATCGGCCCGTTCAGCCGCCGGGCGCTGCTGGCCATGCGGCCGCTGCGCACGGGGTAG
- a CDS encoding TetR/AcrR family transcriptional regulator, which translates to MALGRPPRDRRAEILEIAGPLFLEHGYQGTSMSRIASALGGSKGTLYAYFDSKEALFEAYMEDRVRVRGATVFDLPPHADDLHEVLRLLGKRYLNLITDKDPQAVMRLLYHESPRFPEIGRIFYETCILRGRRLLAEYLTRADELGVLRIPDADVAAEHFLALCQSTVEMPVMLCVKTEVSEEEARNAVEAAVSVFLAAYAA; encoded by the coding sequence ATGGCGCTAGGCCGCCCCCCACGTGACCGCAGGGCCGAAATCCTCGAAATCGCCGGTCCGCTGTTTCTCGAACACGGCTATCAGGGCACGTCCATGTCGCGCATCGCAAGCGCGCTTGGCGGCTCCAAGGGCACCCTGTACGCCTATTTCGACAGCAAGGAGGCCCTGTTCGAAGCCTACATGGAAGACAGGGTGCGCGTGCGCGGCGCCACCGTGTTCGACCTGCCCCCCCACGCCGACGATCTGCACGAGGTGTTGCGCCTGCTGGGCAAACGGTACCTCAACCTCATCACCGACAAGGACCCGCAGGCCGTGATGCGCCTGCTGTACCACGAGTCTCCGCGCTTTCCCGAGATCGGGCGCATCTTCTACGAAACGTGCATCCTGCGCGGCAGGCGGCTGCTGGCGGAATACCTGACACGGGCGGACGAACTGGGCGTGCTGCGCATACCCGACGCCGACGTGGCCGCCGAACATTTCCTGGCCCTGTGCCAGTCCACCGTGGAGATGCCGGTGATGCTGTGCGTGAAGACGGAAGTGAGCGAAGAGGAAGCGCGCAACGCAGTGGAGGCCGCCGTCTCCGTCTTTCTGGCTGCCTACGCGGCATAG
- a CDS encoding CerR family C-terminal domain-containing protein, with the protein MQEQQDDETRARLLRAARVVFASDGLKRATIRKISTLARANIAAVNYHFGSKENLYVAVLRDHLEQKLRRNPRDAGVSSLTSPRGRLRAYVRSMLTQFACDGDAVSARLGKLLSQEFVQSSSRCFQTVIESCCGPAHAMLLDIVRQLLPGSDSRTVSRCAGSIMGQCVLHAHASEVIRLISPDMVLKPSNVESMADFIVEFTLGGIERLSVGLPGHSPSPIREQRSEIA; encoded by the coding sequence ATGCAGGAGCAGCAGGATGACGAAACGCGCGCGCGACTGCTGCGCGCGGCCAGGGTGGTCTTTGCGTCCGACGGGTTGAAGCGCGCCACCATCCGCAAGATCAGCACGCTGGCGCGGGCCAACATCGCGGCGGTGAACTACCACTTCGGCAGCAAGGAAAACCTCTACGTGGCCGTGCTGCGCGACCACCTGGAGCAAAAGCTGCGGCGCAACCCGCGCGATGCTGGCGTGAGCAGCCTCACTTCTCCGCGCGGGCGCCTGCGGGCTTACGTGCGCAGCATGCTGACCCAGTTCGCCTGCGATGGCGACGCGGTGTCCGCACGTCTTGGAAAGCTGCTGTCACAGGAATTCGTGCAGTCCTCGTCGCGGTGTTTCCAGACAGTCATCGAGAGCTGCTGCGGGCCCGCGCACGCCATGCTGCTGGACATCGTGCGTCAGCTCCTGCCCGGCAGCGACAGCCGGACGGTATCGCGCTGCGCCGGGAGCATCATGGGGCAATGCGTCCTGCATGCCCACGCCAGCGAAGTCATACGTCTCATTTCACCCGACATGGTGCTGAAGCCCAGCAACGTCGAATCCATGGCGGATTTCATCGTCGAGTTCACCCTGGGCGGTATCGAGCGTCTTTCTGTCGGTCTGCCCGGTCACTCCCCCTCCCCCATACGGGAGCAACGTTCAGAAATTGCATGA
- a CDS encoding efflux RND transporter periplasmic adaptor subunit: protein MRNTMRHALVALFAVLATVVAGCGQDRPAAGPAPEPEATVVTIRPGTVTLSTILPGRTAALLVSEVRPQVGGIIQKRLFREGADVKEGEVLYQIDPATFQAAYDSAKAVLARAEAAVEPARLKAARYADLVKTNGVSQQDNDDAQAAYKQYVAEVASARAALETARINLGYTRVVAPISGRIGRSSVTPGALVTANQANALATVQKTDPAYVDVTQSTGELLRLRRALAEGRLRKAGTDGAKVKLLFEDGSAYPLEGTLQFSDITVDPDTSVVTLRALFPNPKRDLLPGLYVRAVLEEGVDENAILVPQAAVTRDSKGNPMVLLVTADNTVERRSITVDRVVGSDWLVGSGLAAGDRVIVEGLQKVRPGGKVKATEAVAADASAASGQAPGTAATPAARQ from the coding sequence ATGCGCAACACCATGAGACACGCACTCGTCGCCCTGTTTGCCGTGCTTGCCACTGTGGTCGCCGGTTGCGGCCAGGACAGGCCCGCCGCCGGTCCGGCCCCGGAACCGGAAGCCACGGTGGTCACCATCCGCCCCGGCACGGTGACGCTTTCGACCATCCTGCCGGGGCGCACAGCTGCCCTGCTTGTTTCCGAGGTTCGCCCACAGGTTGGTGGCATCATTCAGAAAAGACTGTTCCGTGAAGGGGCGGACGTGAAGGAAGGCGAGGTGCTCTACCAGATCGACCCTGCCACCTTCCAGGCCGCGTACGACAGCGCCAAGGCCGTGCTGGCCAGGGCCGAGGCCGCCGTGGAGCCCGCCCGGCTCAAGGCCGCGCGCTACGCCGACCTGGTGAAGACCAACGGCGTGAGCCAGCAGGACAACGACGATGCCCAGGCCGCGTACAAGCAGTATGTGGCCGAGGTGGCCTCGGCCAGGGCAGCGCTGGAAACGGCGCGCATCAACCTTGGCTATACCCGGGTTGTCGCGCCCATTTCCGGGCGCATCGGTCGTTCCAGCGTAACCCCCGGCGCCCTGGTCACCGCCAATCAGGCCAACGCCCTGGCCACGGTGCAGAAGACCGACCCGGCTTACGTGGACGTTACCCAGTCCACCGGCGAGTTGCTGCGTCTTCGGCGCGCCCTGGCCGAAGGGCGGCTGCGCAAGGCCGGGACCGACGGCGCGAAGGTGAAGCTGCTGTTCGAGGATGGCAGCGCCTATCCGCTGGAGGGCACGTTGCAGTTCTCTGACATTACCGTGGACCCGGACACCAGCGTGGTGACCCTGCGCGCCTTGTTCCCCAACCCGAAGCGTGACCTGTTGCCCGGCCTTTACGTGCGCGCGGTGCTGGAAGAGGGCGTGGACGAGAACGCCATCCTGGTGCCGCAGGCTGCCGTGACCCGCGATTCCAAGGGCAACCCCATGGTGTTGCTGGTCACCGCCGACAACACGGTGGAGCGCCGCTCCATCACCGTTGACCGCGTGGTGGGCAGCGACTGGCTGGTGGGCAGCGGCCTTGCCGCAGGCGACCGGGTAATCGTGGAAGGCCTGCAGAAGGTGCGGCCCGGCGGCAAGGTGAAGGCCACCGAGGCCGTCGCCGCCGATGCGTCCGCCGCATCCGGACAGGCTCCCGGTACGGCGGCCACCCCGGCCGCGCGCCAGTAG